GCATAAGCCTTATGGTTGTAAGAAGCACCTCAAGACCTAATCTATATGTAGAGTTAATTTGTAAGTATGTAGGATCACCTAACTGAAGTTGTCTTCTGACAATGCTGTTTGTTTTGGTCACATTGCCCATAACTGTATCTGCACAGATGTCGATGTCATCTTTGGTTGTGCTTTCATGATGAGCAGGTCTGGTTTTATCGGTtcatatgtgtgtgttttttttgttgattctTAATTTCAAGAACCGTTGTTTTCATGATTGTCACCATATGTGGTCTGCATTATACTTGATTTTGATTGGTGGCAAATTCTTAGTTTCATCCATTATCTTGTTCTGACCTGCTGATGCTGCAAAGTTTTGGACAGTAGAAAAATACTTATTCTGCAAATTATTTGCGGAGATCTCTTCCCACTTTAGTTGTTTGCGAATTATAAGggagcacttcattgttttgtATCACCTAAAGCTTTGTTTGATTTTAACATGTTAATTATGCCCTCGGTCCAATTGTGATATTCTGTTGACCTAGTTGATGATGACTTATTCATCTCTCAAACTTGAGCTTGctccctttctttttcagtTGAATATGGACGAAACCATGGGGAGGAGAACAGTTGGTGGCCTTCTATTGACCAAAGGGGGCTCAATCCTTGTATATAGGGAAGATAGCCCGCGCCACAAAGCGACCGCTTGCTGTACGCGCACTGGCTGTAGCAGTAAGCTTTTCCGCgacaaagagaagaaaatgcGCAGGCCAACCAAAGAAGCAGTGATTCCTCAGAGATCACAACTTGTCAGTGGATCCAACAGGCTGTTACCTCAAGGAAGAATGGCTTATGGCAGCAGGAGGAATGCAGCCGGCACCTGTAGCGAAACCGGCAACAGACCTAGAAGAGAAACTGCTGGACAGGATCTTCTGGACCATTTGAAAGAAAGAGTAAATTCGTCGAGGAAGCGCTCATTGAGTGGAGGGAGTAGCCCATCATCATCAAACACATCTAGTGCAGGTtccttgagtagtagtagtagatcaATTTCAAGACCATTGCATCGATCAGTTCCAAAGACAAGGAAGGATGGAGgcacaaatggaagcaatgccaGAATGCGTAGTGATAGTGGTGGAAATTCTGGAGCAAATGTGCATAGGAGAGCTGATTTGCAAGGACCTACCGGTAGGTTTGTTTCTCAAAGCTTGTTGAGACATAGAAGCAGAAATCAAGAAGAACCAGTATCTCATTTGGAAAACAGTTTGAATGACTCCACTGAATACTGGCGCTTCGGTGTGGATGAAAGTGATGAGGTACGCCTTTCCATTGTTACTTCCATAATGGATTTGCAGTATCCACCCTGTAGATGTTCTGAGAATGTATTGATTATTATGTCAAGAAAAGAATGTACCGATGCTGAGGAAATGCAATCCTATTGCATTTTGTTGCTGACCACTTTGAAACATAGAGTTTAATTCTTTATTGTCTTGCAGGATGCTTCCAGTGATAGGCATAGAGGAATGAGAATGGACATCGACGACATGTCTTATGAGGTATATCTATTATTCAGTTCTAAGAGAGCTGGTACTAAAGTCCATATTTATTCATGTAAACATTTTAGCCCCAAGAACCTTTTGTTTGGAATTTATTCCTTTCCGTTTGTTTGATGTTGGTTGTGTGGCATTCTAGGAATTGCTTGCTCTAGGGGAAACAATTGGTACCGTGAGCACTGGCCTTTCAGAGGATGAACTGTCAAATTGTCTGAAGAGAATCCACTATGTGCCCTCAGCTTCAACAAGTCATGAAGATGGTGATATCAAATGCATAATA
The Oryza glaberrima chromosome 8, OglaRS2, whole genome shotgun sequence DNA segment above includes these coding regions:
- the LOC127781508 gene encoding probable E3 ubiquitin-protein ligase RHG1A, translating into MDETMGRRTVGGLLLTKGGSILVYREDSPRHKATACCTRTGCSSKLFRDKEKKMRRPTKEAVIPQRSQLVSGSNRLLPQGRMAYGSRRNAAGTCSETGNRPRRETAGQDLLDHLKERVNSSRKRSLSGGSSPSSSNTSSAGSLSSSSRSISRPLHRSVPKTRKDGGTNGSNARMRSDSGGNSGANVHRRADLQGPTGRFVSQSLLRHRSRNQEEPVSHLENSLNDSTEYWRFGVDESDEDASSDRHRGMRMDIDDMSYEELLALGETIGTVSTGLSEDELSNCLKRIHYVPSASTSHEDGDIKCIICQEEYLPAEEVAEMACKHYYHLACIQQWLRQKNWCPICKSVGSATKH